One Pagrus major chromosome 15, Pma_NU_1.0 DNA window includes the following coding sequences:
- the myofl gene encoding myoferlin: protein MLRVVVESASGIPKKKLGNPDPIAGVVFRGEKKKTKAIDNELNPVWNEVLEFDLKGSPLDASSFINVVVKDYETIGKDKFIGSAKISLRDLSSGQLRSLPSKNVPLLSEKQQAVGATINLIIGYEPPANATPNLNDQPDGDMSYADAGGDEDTDEVEGDVDGGGQGGGPGAPTSPNQPGRAGHKAVRLSRKRHRALANKPQDFQIRVRVIEGRQLPGNNIKPVVKVNVCGQTHRTRIRRGNNPFFDEMFFYNVNMLPSELFDETVSLRVYDSFSVRSDSLMGEFKLDVSYIYDEPGHAIMRKWLLLSDPDDSSSGARGYLKVSIFVVGTGDEQPSERREISEEQDDIESNLLLPAGVTMRSATLSLKVYRAEDIPQMDDAFVQTVKQVFGGDGDKKNLVDPYVEVSFAGKKLCTKIIEKNANPEWNQLINLQVKFPSMCERVKLTLYDWDRLTRDDAIGTTFLNLSQMSSSGGEVEDARAEGSNSVSELSTAASEIGFLPAFGPCYVNLYGSPREFTGLPDPYEDLNFGKGEGVAYRGRVLVELSTQLDGKVDKNVDDISSDGILVAQKYQRRRKFSLCAVFHCACMLQEPGEPIQFEVSIGNYGNKLDSTCKPLSSTTQYSFAVFDGNHYYYLPWADTKPVVTLTSYWEDISHRLDSVNVLLFIAERLESHLTSLKTAILAKVPETRLVEIWLKLINHMIEDLNSFQLPELEGQPNVTALDLQMKTLRDAAVNGITQMAIRMKEEATDVKATVGDIEDWLDRIKQLAEEPQNSMPDVIIWMLRGEKRVAFARVPANEILYSNFSEQARGKHCGRTQTIFMQYPMDKNKGVKIPVQLRVNMWLGLSAHEKKFNSFSEGNFSVYAEMYENQAHVLGKWGTTGLVGRHKFSDVTGKVKLKQERFLPPRGWEWDGDWFVDPERCLLTEADAGHTEFTDEVFQNETRFIGGEWKPAAEPYTDVNGEKTQSPGEFDCPPGWAWEDEWSFDINRAVDERGWEYGITIPPDDKPKSWVAAEKMYHIHRRKRLVRPRKKISDKSATIERRESGEGWEYSSLIGWKFHRKERTSDTFRRRRWRRKMVPSDRIGASAIFRLEGALGVDVDEKTSKKDAAKVFGANTPTVSCHFSRSYIYHLRVYVYQARNLCAMDKDSFSDPYVHVSFLHVSKTTEIIRTTLNPTWDQTLIFEDIEIYGDPQTIAQNPPDVVLELYDSDQVGKDEPMGCCTCPVVVKLNPSVAVSPKLLWFPVTKKGRSAGEVLLAAELLLKDKVNDGDLPLVPPRRGEKLYMVPQGIRPVVQLTAIEVLTWGLRNMKTYQLATVSSPSLIVECGGEIVQTAVIRNFKKNPNFPGSVLLLKVLLPKEEMYTPPIVLKIIDHRPFGRKPVVGQCTIDCLEEFRCDPYRINNEVCMSARVAMIAAAQGDVVIDIDDRPIVKTELQAEKEEEAVDWWSKFYASVGEQEKCGPYLKKGYDKLQVYDSELEEIAEFQGLTDFCSTFKLQRGKTEDEEDDPSVVGEFKGSFKIYPLPDDPGVPSPPRQFRELPESGPQECLVRIYVVRGIDLQPKDTNGMCDPYIKIALGRKSLDDRENYKPNTLNPEFGRMFELSCFLPQDKDLKIAVYDYDLLSRDEKVGETIIDLENRLLSRFRSCCGLPQTYCVSGINKWRDQLKPTQILERVAKVRGVPPARIEGDGSSLTFMGKQYDLQDFETNTVIHPHLGPARERLALHVLRSQGLVPEHVETRTLCSSHQPNLSQGKIQMWVDVFPKSLGLPGPPCDITPRKAKKYFLRAIVWNTTDVTLDETSITGENMSDIYVKGWMPGMEDQKQKTDVHYRSLDGDGNFNWRFIFGFDYLPAEQLCVVSRKEHFWNLDKTEFRTPPKLIVQIWDNDKFSLDDYLGSVELDLLNLIPPAKSPEKCNLKMLPGMTSSASSKRPQPNSLFSQKSVRGWWPCAIEQDGKHVIGGKVEMTLEIVEEKEMDERPAGKGRDEPNMNPKLDQPNRPDTSFFWFTNPCKTMKFIVWRRFKWIFILSIILLLVILFLGILFYSLPNYISMKIVKPFS, encoded by the exons ATGCTGCGGGTCGTTGTTGAGTCCGCAAGTGGGATCCCCAAAAAGAAACTTGGAAACCCAGATCCAATAGCTGGGGTTGTGTTCAGAG gtgaaaagaagaaaaccaaAGCAATTGACAATGAACTGAATCCTGTTTGGAATGAA GTGCTTGAATTTGATCTGAAAGGCTCTCCCTTGGATGCATCTTCATTCATCAACGTGGTTGTAAAGGACTATGAAACAATCGGCAAAGACAA GTTCATTGGCTCTGCAAAAATCTCTCTGAGAGACTTGTCCAGTGGTCAACTGAGGTCGCTCCCATCCAAGAACGTACCCTTGCTCAGTGAGAAACAACAGGCTGTTGGG GCTACAATTAATTTGATCATTGGATATGAGCCACCTGCCAACGCTACTCCAAACCTTAATGATCAGCCTGATGGAGACATGTCTTATGCAGATGCTG GAGGCGATGAAGACACTGATGAGGTGGAGGGAGATGTGGATGGAGGAGGACAGGGTGGAGGTCCCGGAGCTCCCACTTCACCAAACCAGCCTGGGAGGGCCGGCCACAAGGCAGTCCGTCTCAGCCGTAAAAGGCACAGAGCGCTGGCCAATAAGCCTCAGGACTTCCAG ATTCGTGTTCGTGTCATCGAGGGCCGCCAGCTGCCTGGCAACAACATCAAGCCGGTGGTTAAGGTGAACGTATGCGGACAGACCCACAGGACGAGAATTAGAAGGGGAAATAACCCATTCTTTGACGAG ATGTTTTTCtacaatgttaacatgctcCCCTCAGAGCTGTTTGATGAGACTGTTAGTCTCCGG GTTTATGACTCTTTCTCCGTCAGATCTGACAGTCTAATGGGAGAGTTCAAG CTCGATGTCAGCTACATCTACGATGAACCAG GTCATGCCATAATGAGGAAGTGGCTCCTCCTGAGTGATCCGGATGACTCCAGCTCAGGGGCCAGAGGATACCTGAAAGTCAGCATATTTGTTGTGGGCACTGGGGACGAGCAACCG agtgagaggagagagataaGTGAGGAGCAGGACGACATAGAAAGCAATCTTCTGCTGCCAGCCGGTGTCACAATGCGATCGGCCACACTCAGCCTCAAAGTATACCGTGCCGAGGATATACCACAGA TGGATGATGCCTTTGTTCAGACGGTGAAACAGGTCTTTGGAGGCGATGGCGATAAGAAGAACTTGGTGGATCCATATGTGGAAGTCAGCTTTGCTGGCAAGAAG ctGTGCACCAAAATCATTGAGAAAAACGCAAATCCAGAGTGGAATCAACTCATCAATCTGCAAGTCAAG TTCCCGTCCATGTGTGAACGCGTCAAGTTGACTTTGTATGACTG GGATCGTCTAACTAGGGATGACGCCATAGGAACAACTTTTTTAAATCTGAGCCAGATGTCTTCCTCTGGTGGAGAGGTTGAAG ATGCACGGGCTGAAGGTTCCAACTCAGTATCTGAAT tgagCACCGCAGCATCAGAGATTGGTTTTCTCCCAGCTTTTGGGCCTTGCTATGTTAACCTGTATGGTAGCCCAAGAGAATTTACTGGCCTGCCCGATCCGTATGAGGACCTCAACTTTGGAAAG GGTGAAGGGGTCGCCTACAGGGGGAGGGTCCTTGTTGAACTGTCCACTCAGCTGGATGGAAAGGTTGATAAGAATGTGGACGACATCTCCAGTGATGGCATCCTGGTGGCACAG aaataccAGCGGAGGAGGAAGTtctctctgtgtgctgtgttccaCTGTGCATGCATGCTCCAAGAGCCAGGAGAGCCAATCCAGTTTGAGGTCAGCATCGGTAACTATGGTAACAAGCTGGACTCGACCTGCAAACCCCTGTCGTCCACCACCCAGTACAGCTTTGCTGTGTTTGATG GTAATCACTACTATTACCTGCCCTGGGCTGACACCAAGCCTGTAGTGACTCTCACTTCATACTGGGAGGACATAAGCCACCGTCTGGACTCTGTCAACGTTCTCCTCTTCATCGCTGAGAGGCTG GAGTCTCACCTCACCTCTTTGAAAACAGCCATCTTAGCCAAAGTTCCTGAGACACGTCTGGTGGAGATTTGGCTCAAACTCATCAACCACATGATTGAAGACCTTAACAG TTTCCAGCTTCCAGAACTGGAGGGCCAACCCAATGTGACTGCTCTGGATCTCCAGATGAAAACCCTGCGTGATGCTGCCGTGAATGGTATCACACAGATGGCCATTCGCATGAAAGAGGAGGCCACAGATGTCAAGGCTACTGTGGGTGACATTGAAGATTGGTTGGACAGAATCAAGCAGCTGGCAGAAGAG CCTCAGAACAGCATGCCAGATGTGATCATCTGGATGTTAAGAGGAGAGAAGCGGGTGGCTTTTGCTCGAGTTCCAGCAAATGAGATCCTGTACTCCAACTTCAGCGAACAGGCACGTGGCAAACACTGTGGACGGACCCAGACCATCTTCATGCAG taccccatggacaaaaacaaaggtGTGAAGATCCCTGTTCAGCTGCGGGTCAACATGTGGCTCGGTCTCTCTGCTCATGAGAAGAAGTTCAACAGCTTCTCAGAGGGAAACTTCAGTGTGTATGCTGAAATG TATGAGAATCAGGCCCATGTGCTTGGGAAGTGGGGAACCACAGGCCTGGTTGGTCGCCACAAGTTCTCAGACGTGACTGGAAAGGTGAAACTCAAACAAGAGCGCTTCCTGCCGCCACGTGGGTGGGAATGGGATGGAGACTGGTTTGTTGACCCTGAGCGATG CCTGTTGACAGAAGCTGATGCGGGCCACACAGAGTTCACAGATGAGGTTTTTCAGAATGAAACACGTTTCATCGGTGGGGAGTGGAAGCCCGCTGCAGAGCCCTACACAGACGTG AATGGAGAAAAGACTCAAAGCCCAGGAGAGTTTGACTGTCCGCCTGGATGGGCCTGGGAGGATGAGTGGAGCTTTGACATCAACAGGGCTGTAGATGAGAGAG GTTGGGAATACGGAATCACCATTCCTCCTGATGATAAACCCAAATCCTGGGTTGCAGCGGAGAAAATGTACCATATACATCGCAGGAAGAGACTTGTCAGACCACGGAAGAAGATATCTGATAAATCGGCAACTATTGAG AGGCGAGAATCAGGGGAAGGCTGGGAGTActcctctctgattggctggaagtTCCACAGGAAGGAGCGCACCTCTGACACGTTCCGCCGCCGCCGCTGGAGAAGAAAGATGGTCCCCTCAGACCGCATCGGGGCCTCTGCCATCTTCAGACTGGAAGGGGCATTA GGGGTTGATGTGGACGAGAAGACCAGTAAAAAAGACGCAGCCAAAGTATTTGGTGCCAACACACCCACCGTTTCCTGCCACTTTAGCA GGTCTTACATTTACCATCTGCGAGTGTACGTGTATCAGGCGAGGAATCTCTGTGCCATGGATAAAGACAGCTTCTCAG ATCCCTACGTCCATGTATCATTTCTCCATGTGAGCAAGACCACAGAAATCATAAGAACAACCCTGAACCCCACGTGGGATCAGACTCTCATCTTTGAGGACATTGAAATCTATGGAGACCCGCAAACTATTGCCCAGAACCCTCCTGATGTAGTGTTGGAGCTGTATGACAGTGATCAAGTT GGTAAAGATGAGCCCATGGGTTGCTGTACATGCCCCGTAGTAGTGAAACTGAACCCCAGTGTGGCTGTCAGCCCGAAGCTGCTGTGGTTCCCAGTCACCAAAAAAGGCCGCAGCGCTGGAGAGGTACTGCTGGCTGCAGAGCTCCTTCTGAAGGACAAG GTGAACGATGGAGATCTGCCACTGGTGCCTCCTCGGCGAGGAGAGAAGCTCTACATGGTTCCACAGGGAATCAGGCCTGTAGTGCAGCTCACTGCGATTGAG GTCTTGACTTGGGGCTTGAGGAACATGAAGACCTACCAGTTGGCCACAGTTTCCTCCCCCAGTTTGATCGTGGAATGTGGCGGTGAGATTGTGCAAACTGCCGTAATCAGGAACTTCAAAAAGAACCCCAACTTTCCTGGATCAGTTCTGCTTCTCAAAGTG CTTCTGCCCAAAGAGGAGATGTACACCCCTCCCATTGTGCTGAAGATCATCGACCACCGACCATTCGGTAGGAAACCCGTCGTGGGTCAGTGCACCATCGACTGTCTTGAGGAGTTCCGCTGTGACCCGTATCGCATCAACAATGAAGTCTGCATGTCTGCTAGAg TGGCAATGATAGCTGCTGCCCAGGGAGATGTTGTCATAGACATCGATGACAGACCCATTGTGAAAACAGAG CTTCAAGCTGAAAAG gaggaggaagcagTGGACTGGTGGAGTAAGTTCTATGCCTCTGTTGGAGAGCAGGAGAAGTGTGGGCCTTACCTGAAAAAGGGTTACGACAAATTACAG GTGTATGACAGTGAACTCGAAGAGATTGCAGAGTTCCAGGGTCTCACTGATTTCTGCAGCACTTTCAAACTTCAGCGAGGAAAGACCgaagatgaggaagatgatCCCTCTGTGGTGGGAGAGTTCAAG GGCTCATTCAAGATATACCCATTGCCTGATGACCCAGGGGTGCCATCCCCACCCCGCCAGTTCAGAGAGCTTCCTGAGAGTGGACCGCAGGAGTGTCTGGTCAGGATTTATGTGGTGCGCGGTATCGACCTGCAGCCTAAAGATACAAATGGCATG tgtGACCCATACATTAAGATTGCACTGGGGAGGAAATCACTGGATGACAGAGAGAACTACAAACCAAACACCCTTAATCCAGAGTTTGGGAG GATGTTTGAGCTGTCTTGCTTCTTGCCTCAAGACAAGGACCTGAAGATTGCTGTGTATGACTATGACTTACTGAGCAGAGATGAGAAAGTGGGTGAGACCATCATCGATTTGGAGAACAGACTCCTGTCTCGTTTCAGGTCCTGCTGTGGCCTGCCACAGACTTACTGTGT ttcaGGCATCAATAAGTGGAGGGACCAGCTGAAGCCCACTCAGATCCTTGAGCGCGTGGCTAAGGTGAGGGGCGTCCCTCCTGCACGCATAGAGGGAGACGGCAGCTCACTGACCTTTATGGGAAAACAATACGACCTGCAAGATTTTG AGACGAACACTGTAATCCACCCACACTTGGGCCCGGCCAGAGAGAGGCTGGCCTTGCATGTCCTCAGAAGCCAGGGCTTGGTACCAGAGCACGTGGAGACCAGAACCCTGTGCAGCTCCCACCAACCCAACCTGTCCCAG GGAAAAATTCAAATGTGGGTCGACGTTTTCCCCAAGAGCCTTGGTTTGCCAGGGCCTCCATGTGATATCACTCCACGCAAAGCCAAGAA gTACTTCTTGAGAGCCATCGTCTGGAACACAACTGATGTCACTCTGGATGAAACCAGCATCACTGGAGAAAACATGAGTGACATCTATGTGAAAGG ATGGATGCCAGGTATGGAGGACCAGAAGCAGAAGACAGATGTCCACTACAGATCCCTGGATGGTGATGGAAATTTCAACTGGAGGTTCATCTTCGGGTTCGACTACCTGCCTGCAGAACAGCTGTGTGTTGTCTCGAGAAAA GAACACTTTTGGAACCTTGACAAAACTGAATTCAGGACTCCTCCTAAACTGATCGTCCAGATATGGGACAATGACAAGTTCTCACTGGATGACTACTTAG GTTCAGTTGAATTGGACCTACTCAATCTGATCCCTCCTGCTAAGAGCCCAGAAAAGTGCAACCTCAAGATGTTGCCAGGGATGACAAGCTCTGCTTCTTCCAAAAGACCACAGCCCAACTCACTCTTCTCCCAGAAGTCTGTCCGAGGCTGGTGGCCATGTGCAATCGAGCAGGATGGGAAACATGTCATTGGT GGAAAAGTAGAGATGACACTGGAAAtagtggaggagaaggagatggaTGAGAGACCTGCTGGGAAAGGCAGAGACGAGCCAAACATGAATCCCAAACTGGATCAACCCAA CCGCCCTGACACGTCATTCTTCTGGTTTACAAACCCTTGCAAGACCATGAAGTTCATAGTTTGGCGCAGGTTCAAGTGGATTTTCATTTTATCGATTATCCTTCTGCTGGTGATCTTGTTCCTGGGGATCCTGTTCTACTCCTTACCG AACTACATCTCAATGAAGATCGTGAAGCCCTTCTCCTAA